In Kitasatospora gansuensis, a genomic segment contains:
- a CDS encoding beta-xylosidase/alpha-l-arabinosidase, with protein MNHRQNTRPAWHDTSLPPEARADALIAAMTLREKTAQLVGVWVGASDEGGEVAPHQHEMEAPPDLDELLPYGLGQLTRPFGTAPVDPALGALSLLRSQQRIAAANRFGIPALAHEECLAGFAAWGATAYPVPLSWGATFNPALVGRTAAAIGRDLRAVGVHQGLAPVLDVVRDARWGRVEETIGEDPYLVGTVATAYVQGLESAGIVATLKHFAGYSASRAGRNLAPVSMGPRERADVILPPFEMAVREGRPRSVMHAYTDTDGLPSAADEALLTGLLRETWGFTGTLVADYFGIAFLKVLHGVAEDWSDAAGLALASGVDVELPTVKTFGQPLLDAIEAGAVPEALIDRALHRVLVQKAQLGLLDADWNPVPDVLADTDLSTPEKLRGLVDLDPPANRALATELAEQAVVLLRNDGHLPLNRPPRIALIGPNADEPTAVLGCYAFPVHVGGQHPDTPLGIELPTLREALAEEFPGSEVRTIRGVTVDGEETDGIAEAVLAARQADVVVLALGDRAGLFGRGTSGEGCDAPTLELPGRQQQLLDELLDTGTPVVLALLAGRPYALGRAVTEAAAIVQCFFPGESGTQALAGVLSGRVNPSGRLPVSVPAHPGVQPSTYLAARLAQAGEVSSTDPTPAYGFGHGLGYSEFAWSDLAVETAETGTDGEFRVSFDLRNTGERTGTEVVQFYLHDPVASVVQPVQRLVGYRRITLDAGAGCRVDLQLPADLASFTGRDHHRIVEPGALELRISASSTDVRFAVPLRLTGPVRRVDHTRRLHPAITVQAPPG; from the coding sequence GTGAACCACCGTCAGAACACCCGGCCCGCCTGGCACGACACCTCACTCCCCCCGGAGGCCCGGGCCGACGCCCTGATCGCGGCGATGACCCTGCGCGAGAAGACCGCCCAACTGGTCGGCGTCTGGGTGGGCGCCAGCGACGAGGGCGGCGAAGTCGCCCCGCACCAGCACGAGATGGAAGCGCCACCCGACCTCGACGAGCTACTGCCCTACGGGCTCGGCCAGTTGACCCGCCCGTTCGGCACCGCCCCGGTCGACCCGGCGCTCGGCGCGCTCTCCCTGCTGCGCAGCCAGCAGCGGATCGCCGCCGCCAACCGCTTCGGCATCCCGGCCCTCGCCCACGAGGAGTGCCTGGCCGGCTTCGCCGCCTGGGGCGCCACCGCCTACCCCGTGCCGCTCTCTTGGGGCGCCACCTTCAACCCGGCGCTGGTCGGGAGGACGGCCGCCGCGATCGGCCGCGACCTGCGGGCCGTCGGCGTGCACCAGGGCCTCGCCCCGGTGCTCGACGTGGTCCGCGACGCCCGCTGGGGCCGGGTCGAGGAGACCATCGGCGAGGACCCGTACCTGGTGGGCACCGTCGCCACCGCCTACGTCCAGGGCCTGGAGTCCGCCGGGATCGTCGCCACCCTCAAGCACTTCGCCGGGTACTCGGCCTCGCGGGCCGGGCGCAACCTCGCGCCGGTGAGCATGGGCCCGCGCGAGCGGGCCGACGTCATCCTGCCGCCCTTCGAGATGGCCGTCCGCGAGGGCCGCCCCCGCTCGGTCATGCACGCCTACACCGACACCGACGGGCTGCCGTCCGCCGCCGACGAAGCCCTGCTCACCGGACTGCTCCGGGAGACCTGGGGCTTCACCGGCACGCTGGTGGCCGACTACTTCGGCATCGCCTTCCTCAAGGTGCTGCACGGTGTCGCCGAGGACTGGTCCGACGCCGCCGGATTGGCCCTGGCCAGCGGTGTCGACGTCGAACTGCCCACCGTGAAGACCTTCGGACAGCCGCTGCTGGACGCCATCGAGGCCGGCGCCGTACCGGAGGCGCTGATCGACCGGGCGCTGCACCGGGTCCTGGTCCAGAAGGCCCAACTCGGCCTGCTGGACGCCGACTGGAACCCGGTGCCGGACGTCCTCGCCGACACCGACCTGAGCACACCGGAGAAGCTGCGCGGCCTGGTCGACCTCGACCCGCCCGCCAACCGGGCGCTCGCCACCGAACTCGCCGAGCAGGCCGTGGTGCTGCTCCGCAATGACGGGCACCTGCCGCTGAACCGGCCCCCGCGGATCGCCCTGATCGGACCGAACGCGGACGAGCCCACCGCCGTACTCGGCTGCTACGCCTTCCCCGTGCACGTCGGAGGCCAGCACCCGGACACCCCGCTCGGCATCGAACTGCCCACCCTGCGCGAGGCGTTGGCGGAGGAGTTCCCCGGCAGCGAGGTGCGCACGATACGCGGGGTGACGGTCGACGGCGAGGAGACCGACGGGATCGCCGAAGCGGTCCTGGCCGCCCGGCAGGCGGACGTGGTGGTGCTCGCGCTCGGCGACCGGGCCGGGCTGTTCGGCCGCGGCACCAGCGGCGAGGGCTGCGACGCCCCGACCCTCGAACTGCCAGGCCGACAGCAGCAGTTGCTCGACGAACTGCTGGACACCGGAACGCCGGTGGTGCTCGCCCTGCTGGCCGGGCGGCCGTACGCGCTCGGGCGCGCCGTCACCGAGGCGGCGGCCATCGTGCAGTGCTTCTTCCCCGGCGAGTCCGGCACCCAGGCGCTCGCGGGCGTGCTCAGCGGACGGGTCAACCCCTCCGGCCGGCTCCCGGTCTCCGTCCCCGCCCACCCCGGCGTCCAGCCCTCCACCTACCTGGCCGCCCGGCTCGCCCAGGCCGGCGAGGTCTCCAGCACCGACCCGACACCGGCCTACGGCTTCGGACACGGCCTCGGCTACAGCGAGTTCGCCTGGTCCGACCTCGCGGTGGAGACGGCCGAGACCGGCACCGACGGCGAGTTCCGGGTCTCCTTCGACCTGCGCAACACCGGCGAGAGGACCGGCACCGAAGTCGTCCAGTTCTACCTGCACGACCCGGTGGCCTCCGTGGTCCAGCCGGTGCAACGGCTGGTCGGCTACCGGCGGATCACGCTGGACGCCGGGGCCGGCTGCCGAGTCGATCTCCAACTCCCGGCCGACCTGGCCTCCTTCACCGGCCGCGACCATCACCGGATCGTCGAGCCGGGCGCCCTGGAACTGCGGATCTCCGCCTCCAGCACCGACGTCCGGTTCGCCGTACCGCTCCGCCTCACCGGTCCGGTCCGCCGGGTCGACCACACCCGAAGACTGCACCCCGCGATCACCGTCCAGGCCCCACCGGGCTGA
- a CDS encoding GNAT family N-acetyltransferase — translation MGMTVTYLEMTGPGELKPGRTVPALELRREAGLSALVRSVQARVGAAYGWRSSTRSEQDWQELALAHPLRQYWLLMLAGETAGIAALEPQPGGDVEIRTFGLLPEYVGQGLGGHALTLALQQAWATEPLEAEAVRRVWLHTNSNDHPSALGNYRSRGLRVYRTEVQE, via the coding sequence ATGGGAATGACTGTCACGTACCTGGAGATGACCGGTCCCGGGGAGCTGAAGCCCGGTCGGACCGTGCCGGCGTTGGAACTCCGGCGTGAGGCGGGGCTGTCGGCGCTGGTCCGCTCCGTCCAGGCCCGGGTCGGCGCGGCCTACGGGTGGCGCAGTTCGACGCGCTCCGAGCAGGACTGGCAGGAACTGGCGCTGGCGCACCCGCTCCGCCAGTACTGGCTGCTCATGCTGGCGGGCGAGACGGCCGGGATCGCGGCACTGGAGCCCCAGCCCGGCGGGGACGTGGAGATCCGCACCTTCGGACTCCTGCCGGAGTACGTCGGCCAGGGCCTCGGCGGGCACGCCCTGACCCTGGCCCTGCAACAGGCATGGGCGACCGAACCGTTGGAGGCGGAGGCCGTCCGCCGGGTGTGGCTGCACACCAACTCCAACGACCACCCGAGCGCGCTCGGCAACTACCGGAGCCGGGGGTTGCGCGTCTACCGCACCGAGGTTCAGGAGTAG
- a CDS encoding carbohydrate ABC transporter permease, which yields MLRQRPNYLAGLGSLVWLLLVGLPLYVLLIATLRTRSDYSTEGPLSLPREWTGQNYLNDLSNGFGQDFLNTLVVTVSVVAIVLLLVPPLAYAIVRARGRATGWVFRLFLLGLAIPAQAVIVPMFYVISKTGLYDHLIGVILPTAAFCLPVCTLVLTGAMRDIGPELYEAMAIDGATPARVFRQLVLPLSKGGLSSIVVFSALQAWNGFLFPLILTQSDATKVMTLGLYEFQTEHGVDVPGLLSAVVLSVLPIFVVYLFARRALVQGLMGVGGK from the coding sequence ATGCTCCGTCAACGACCCAACTACCTCGCCGGGTTGGGATCCCTGGTGTGGCTGCTGCTGGTCGGCCTGCCGCTCTACGTGCTGCTGATCGCCACCCTGCGGACCCGCTCCGACTACTCCACCGAGGGCCCGCTCAGCCTGCCCCGCGAGTGGACCGGGCAGAACTACCTCAACGACCTGTCCAACGGCTTCGGGCAGGACTTCCTCAACACCCTGGTCGTCACCGTGAGCGTGGTCGCCATCGTACTGCTGCTCGTCCCGCCGCTCGCGTACGCGATCGTCCGCGCCCGCGGCCGGGCCACCGGCTGGGTGTTCCGGCTGTTCCTGCTCGGCCTGGCGATCCCCGCCCAGGCGGTGATCGTGCCGATGTTCTACGTGATCAGCAAGACCGGCCTGTACGACCACCTGATCGGCGTCATCCTGCCGACCGCCGCGTTCTGCCTGCCGGTGTGCACCCTGGTGCTGACCGGCGCGATGCGCGACATCGGGCCCGAACTGTACGAGGCGATGGCCATCGACGGGGCCACCCCGGCGCGGGTGTTCCGGCAGCTGGTGCTGCCGCTGTCCAAGGGCGGCCTGTCCTCCATCGTGGTCTTCTCCGCCCTCCAGGCGTGGAACGGCTTCCTGTTCCCGCTGATCCTCACCCAGTCCGACGCCACCAAGGTCATGACGCTCGGCCTGTACGAGTTCCAGACCGAGCACGGCGTGGACGTACCCGGCCTGCTCAGCGCCGTCGTGCTGTCCGTGCTCCCCATCTTCGTCGTCTACCTGTTCGCCCGTCGTGCCCTGGTCCAGGGCCTGATGGGTGTGGGAGGAAAGTGA
- a CDS encoding carbohydrate ABC transporter permease, producing MTAKQPGAGVTRPGFGWAAPAAVFFLLFAIVPLLLVAVLSFTSWNGINEPKFNGLDNWTGLLHDPVMIESIGTTLLLTALGVAAQTPVSILLGVWAAGRQRNRAVLSAIYFVPLLLSATAVSVVWRAVLDPNFGVPSQLTWLFGDGNLLGTRSGAIGVLAFVGVWQFTPLHALIYQGGARAIPQVLYQAAAIDGAGRVRQFIHITLPQLRNTVITSTVLMVVGGLTTFDTVLILTQGGPGTDTTVSAYYMYQKAFKGFDFGAGSAIALVLVVVATLISLAVVRFTGYDRMRSTTEGL from the coding sequence ATGACGGCGAAGCAACCGGGTGCGGGGGTGACCCGGCCGGGCTTCGGCTGGGCGGCGCCCGCCGCCGTGTTCTTCCTGCTGTTCGCGATCGTGCCGCTGCTGCTGGTCGCGGTGCTCTCCTTCACCAGCTGGAACGGCATCAACGAACCGAAGTTCAACGGCCTGGACAACTGGACCGGCCTGCTGCACGACCCGGTGATGATCGAGTCGATCGGCACCACCCTGCTGCTCACCGCGCTCGGCGTGGCGGCCCAGACCCCGGTCAGCATCCTGCTCGGGGTCTGGGCGGCCGGCCGGCAGCGCAACCGGGCCGTGCTCTCGGCGATCTACTTCGTCCCGCTGCTGCTGTCCGCGACCGCCGTCTCGGTGGTGTGGCGCGCCGTCCTCGACCCCAACTTCGGTGTGCCCTCCCAGCTCACCTGGCTGTTCGGGGACGGCAACCTGCTCGGCACCCGGAGCGGCGCGATCGGAGTGCTGGCCTTCGTCGGGGTCTGGCAGTTCACCCCGCTGCACGCGCTGATCTACCAGGGCGGCGCCCGGGCGATCCCGCAGGTGCTCTACCAGGCCGCCGCGATCGACGGGGCGGGCCGGGTACGGCAGTTCATCCACATCACCCTGCCGCAGCTGCGCAACACCGTGATCACCTCGACGGTCCTGATGGTGGTCGGCGGCCTGACCACCTTCGACACGGTGCTGATCCTCACCCAGGGCGGCCCCGGCACCGACACCACCGTCAGCGCGTACTACATGTACCAGAAGGCCTTCAAGGGCTTCGACTTCGGCGCCGGCTCGGCCATCGCCCTGGTGCTGGTGGTGGTCGCCACCCTGATCTCGCTCGCGGTGGTCCGGTTCACCGGCTACGACCGGATGCGTTCCACGACAGAAGGCCTCTGA
- a CDS encoding LacI family DNA-binding transcriptional regulator, protein MTRAATLAEIAQEAGVSAPTVSKVLNGRADVAPATRERVEDLLRRHGYRRRRGTAQAAPLLELVFHELESVWAMEVIRGVENVVREEGLGIVLSESSGRLSPGQSWVDGVLARRPTGVLLVLSGLDRAQQQQLAGRDIPFVVLDPAGDPGQGVPAVGTTNWDGGLAATRHLLDLGHRRIGLIGGPARMMCSRARADGYRAALDIAGIAYDPELVREGDFHHESGRRVGLELLSLPDRPTAVFAGNDLQALGLYEAARELGLRIPEDLSVVGFDDLSLARWVGPPLTTVRQPLTEMAEVATRLVIDLARGVQPGTLRVDLATSLVERSSTAPPRSVRANG, encoded by the coding sequence GTGACCAGAGCAGCCACGCTCGCCGAGATCGCGCAGGAGGCGGGGGTTTCCGCGCCGACTGTTTCGAAAGTTCTGAACGGACGGGCCGACGTCGCCCCGGCCACCAGGGAGCGGGTGGAGGACCTGCTGCGCCGGCACGGCTACCGGCGGCGGCGCGGCACCGCCCAGGCCGCCCCGCTGCTCGAGCTGGTCTTCCACGAGCTGGAGAGCGTCTGGGCGATGGAGGTCATCCGCGGGGTCGAGAACGTGGTCCGCGAGGAGGGTCTGGGGATAGTGCTCTCGGAGTCCTCCGGCCGGCTCAGCCCCGGCCAGTCCTGGGTGGACGGGGTGCTCGCCCGCCGCCCCACCGGCGTCCTGCTGGTGCTGTCCGGCCTGGACCGCGCCCAGCAGCAGCAACTGGCGGGCCGGGACATCCCGTTCGTGGTGCTGGACCCGGCCGGCGACCCCGGCCAGGGGGTGCCCGCGGTCGGCACCACCAACTGGGACGGCGGCCTCGCCGCCACCCGCCACCTGCTCGACCTCGGCCACCGCCGGATCGGCCTGATCGGCGGCCCGGCCCGGATGATGTGCAGCCGGGCCCGCGCCGACGGGTACCGGGCGGCGCTCGACATCGCGGGCATCGCGTACGACCCGGAGCTGGTCCGCGAGGGCGACTTCCACCACGAGTCCGGGCGCCGGGTCGGCCTGGAGCTGCTGAGCCTGCCGGACCGGCCGACCGCCGTCTTCGCGGGCAACGACCTGCAGGCGCTCGGGCTGTACGAGGCCGCCCGTGAACTGGGCCTTCGCATCCCGGAGGACCTCAGTGTGGTCGGCTTCGACGACCTCTCGCTGGCCCGCTGGGTCGGCCCGCCGCTGACCACCGTGCGCCAGCCGCTGACCGAGATGGCCGAGGTCGCGACCCGCCTGGTGATCGACCTGGCCAGGGGCGTGCAGCCCGGCACCCTGCGGGTGGACCTGGCCACCAGCCTGGTGGAGCGCAGCAGCACCGCCCCGCCCCGGTCGGTCCGCGCGAACGGTTGA
- a CDS encoding endo-1,4-beta-xylanase, whose amino-acid sequence MPVRTLRTPHPRNARRALGTVAATVTAAALAAAALLPAGQAGAAGPSLRTLAESKGIYFGTAISQFDLGNATITGLASSQFGMLTPTNEMKWDTVESSPGNFNFGPGDRLVSFAQANSMKTRGHTLVWHSQLPSWVSNLPNSQVQGAMRNHITTTATHYKGKLYAWDVVNEMFNEDGSFRNDAFYRAMGSGFVADALRTARAADPSAKLYLNDYNTEGLNAKSDAMYNLAKSLKSQGVPLDGIGFQGHFILGQIPSSLKANLERFTALGLEVAITELDVRMPLPADGAKLAQQGRDFASVTNTCLAVKGCVGISQWAVGDPDSWVPGTFPGEGAATLYDNNYQPKPAYTATVNALGASTASPSPSTSPSNSPSPSPSPSSSPSPTSSPSPTGGATCKVTGEINAWNTGLTENLTITNTGSTTVNGWALAFTLPGGQTVTNGWNATVSPATGQVTARNLSYNGTIAPGGSVSFGFQATHSGNAGPAGQFSLNGVACSTA is encoded by the coding sequence GTGCCCGTCCGTACGCTCCGCACCCCCCACCCGAGGAACGCCCGTCGCGCCCTCGGCACCGTCGCCGCCACCGTCACCGCCGCCGCCCTGGCGGCGGCCGCCCTGCTGCCGGCCGGCCAGGCCGGCGCGGCAGGGCCGAGCCTGCGCACCCTCGCCGAGTCGAAGGGGATCTACTTCGGTACCGCGATCTCCCAGTTCGACCTGGGCAACGCCACCATCACCGGCCTGGCGAGCAGCCAGTTCGGCATGCTGACCCCCACCAACGAGATGAAGTGGGACACCGTCGAGTCCTCGCCGGGCAACTTCAACTTCGGTCCCGGCGACCGGCTGGTCTCCTTCGCCCAGGCCAACTCCATGAAGACGCGCGGCCACACGCTGGTCTGGCACAGCCAACTCCCGTCCTGGGTCAGCAACCTGCCGAACAGTCAGGTGCAGGGCGCGATGCGCAACCACATCACCACCACGGCGACCCACTACAAGGGCAAGCTCTACGCCTGGGACGTGGTGAACGAGATGTTCAACGAGGACGGCAGCTTCCGTAACGACGCCTTCTACCGGGCGATGGGCAGCGGCTTCGTCGCCGACGCGCTGCGCACCGCCCGGGCCGCCGACCCGAGCGCCAAGCTCTACCTGAACGACTACAACACCGAGGGCCTGAACGCGAAGAGCGACGCCATGTACAACCTGGCGAAGTCGCTCAAGAGCCAGGGCGTCCCGCTGGACGGCATCGGCTTCCAGGGCCACTTCATCCTCGGTCAGATCCCGTCCAGCCTGAAGGCCAACCTGGAGCGGTTCACCGCGCTCGGCCTCGAGGTCGCCATCACCGAGCTCGACGTCCGGATGCCACTGCCCGCGGACGGCGCCAAACTGGCCCAGCAGGGACGCGACTTCGCGAGTGTGACCAACACCTGCCTGGCCGTCAAGGGCTGCGTCGGCATCAGCCAGTGGGCCGTCGGTGACCCCGACTCCTGGGTCCCCGGCACCTTCCCCGGTGAGGGCGCCGCCACCCTGTACGACAACAACTACCAGCCGAAGCCCGCCTACACCGCCACGGTCAACGCCCTCGGCGCCTCCACCGCCAGTCCTTCGCCGTCCACCTCCCCGTCCAACTCACCGAGCCCGAGCCCGAGTCCGAGTTCCAGCCCGAGCCCGACGTCGAGCCCGAGTCCGACCGGTGGGGCCACCTGCAAGGTGACCGGGGAGATCAACGCCTGGAACACCGGCCTGACCGAGAACCTGACCATCACCAACACCGGTTCCACCACCGTCAACGGCTGGGCGCTGGCCTTCACGCTGCCCGGCGGCCAGACCGTCACCAACGGCTGGAACGCGACGGTCAGTCCCGCCACCGGCCAGGTCACCGCTCGGAACCTCAGCTACAACGGCACCATCGCCCCCGGCGGCTCGGTCTCCTTCGGATTCCAGGCCACCCACTCCGGGAACGCGGGCCCGGCCGGTCAGTTCAGCCTGAACGGCGTTGCCTGCAGCACCGCCTGA
- a CDS encoding lysophospholipid acyltransferase family protein, translating into MLSRIASTLVPVLGRLSVTSELPGPIAPGSIVVANHSSLADPGVVLAALHRLGTEPVVMAAAGLWRVPALGAVLRAGRHIPVQRGTARAAEALDLAAAALAAGRVVLIYGEGGLPKRRDPRDAEPRAFRTGPARLATASGAPVVPLGQCGARRLSSGSTTKQLAGFATAPLRRPALHVHLGAPVRLPGDITEATAAAHHAVTTAWRAAEGHLTDRYS; encoded by the coding sequence ATGCTCAGCCGGATCGCCAGCACGCTGGTACCCGTCCTCGGCCGACTGTCCGTCACCTCCGAACTGCCGGGCCCGATCGCTCCGGGCAGCATCGTGGTGGCCAACCACAGCTCCCTCGCCGACCCCGGGGTGGTGCTGGCCGCACTGCACCGACTGGGTACCGAGCCGGTGGTGATGGCAGCTGCCGGTCTGTGGCGGGTGCCAGCGCTCGGCGCAGTGCTGCGGGCCGGCCGGCACATTCCGGTCCAGCGCGGTACGGCCCGGGCGGCCGAGGCCCTCGACCTGGCCGCCGCCGCGCTCGCGGCAGGCCGCGTCGTACTGATCTACGGCGAGGGCGGCCTGCCCAAGCGCCGGGACCCCCGAGACGCCGAGCCACGCGCGTTCCGAACCGGCCCGGCCCGCCTCGCCACAGCGAGCGGTGCCCCCGTGGTACCGCTCGGCCAGTGCGGCGCCCGGCGACTCAGCTCGGGCAGCACCACCAAGCAACTCGCCGGCTTCGCCACCGCCCCGCTGCGCCGACCCGCCCTGCACGTGCACCTCGGCGCCCCGGTCCGGCTGCCCGGCGACATCACCGAGGCGACCGCCGCCGCCCACCACGCCGTCACCACGGCTTGGCGCGCCGCGGAAGGGCACCTGACCGACCGCTACTCCTGA
- a CDS encoding ABC transporter substrate-binding protein, producing the protein MTAACGSSGGASGGDSGTIHVLVYGDAANKVEKQLVETFNKTSPVKVVLDTVPGADYQQKLQTVINTPQAPDVFFNWGGGSIQPFVKADLLLPLDGFIAKEPGLKDNFLPSVFNSAVVDGKPYGVPMRGTQPVLLFHNKKVLADAGLTAPKTWDELVTDAKALKAKGITPIALGGGDKWPTLMWFEYLYDRVAGPGLFQQALNGDKAAWASEDSRKALATLKELIDAGAFGTNFDSVKFTDGGAPALVAKGKAAFELMGSWYYSTQQDANPDFAKSGLGYTGFPSVSGGKGDQADVVGNTNNFYSVLKKTKHPEAAAAFLKLMYSDEFVQAQLAIGNLPTTTNTVNFLDTAASPAYSKYQYDLVKAAPSFQLSWDQAYPPSAMTSIHTAVQQFFNGKTDADGFIKAMQALPTS; encoded by the coding sequence ATGACCGCCGCTTGCGGCTCCAGCGGCGGAGCCTCCGGCGGGGACTCCGGGACGATCCACGTGCTGGTCTACGGCGACGCCGCCAACAAGGTCGAGAAGCAGCTCGTCGAGACCTTCAACAAGACCTCCCCGGTCAAGGTCGTCCTCGACACCGTCCCCGGCGCGGACTACCAGCAGAAGCTGCAGACCGTCATCAACACCCCGCAGGCCCCCGACGTCTTCTTCAACTGGGGCGGCGGCTCCATCCAGCCGTTCGTCAAGGCGGACCTGCTGCTCCCGCTGGACGGGTTCATCGCCAAGGAGCCCGGCCTGAAGGACAACTTCCTGCCGTCGGTCTTCAACTCGGCGGTGGTGGACGGCAAGCCGTACGGCGTGCCGATGCGCGGCACCCAGCCGGTGCTGCTGTTCCACAACAAGAAGGTGCTCGCCGACGCCGGCCTCACCGCGCCGAAGACCTGGGACGAACTGGTCACCGACGCCAAGGCGTTGAAGGCCAAGGGCATCACCCCGATCGCGCTCGGCGGCGGCGACAAGTGGCCCACCCTGATGTGGTTCGAGTACCTGTACGACCGGGTCGCCGGGCCCGGCCTGTTCCAGCAGGCGCTCAACGGCGACAAGGCCGCCTGGGCGAGCGAGGACAGCCGCAAGGCGCTGGCCACCCTGAAGGAACTGATCGACGCGGGCGCCTTCGGCACCAACTTCGACTCGGTGAAGTTCACCGACGGCGGCGCCCCCGCCCTGGTCGCCAAGGGCAAGGCCGCCTTCGAGCTGATGGGCTCCTGGTACTACTCCACCCAGCAGGACGCCAACCCCGACTTCGCCAAGTCGGGCCTCGGCTACACCGGCTTCCCCTCCGTCAGCGGCGGCAAGGGTGACCAGGCCGACGTGGTCGGCAACACCAACAACTTCTACTCGGTGCTGAAGAAGACCAAGCACCCCGAGGCCGCCGCGGCGTTCCTCAAGCTCATGTACTCCGACGAGTTCGTGCAGGCGCAGCTCGCCATCGGCAACCTGCCGACCACCACCAACACCGTCAACTTCCTCGACACGGCGGCCAGCCCGGCGTACTCCAAGTACCAGTACGACCTGGTCAAGGCCGCACCCTCGTTCCAGCTCTCCTGGGACCAGGCCTACCCGCCGAGCGCCATGACCTCGATCCACACCGCCGTCCAGCAGTTCTTCAACGGAAAGACCGACGCGGACGGCTTCATCAAGGCCATGCAGGCCTTGCCGACCTCATGA